One window of the Puntigrus tetrazona isolate hp1 chromosome 13, ASM1883169v1, whole genome shotgun sequence genome contains the following:
- the atl1 gene encoding atlastin-1: MARDKKDRDSWGSFVDKNVYDWSSEEEETDGRARPVQVLVVKDDHTFELDEAALSKILLAEEVRDREVVAISVAGAFRKGKSFLMDFMLRYMYSQASDKWLGDPDEPLTGFSWRGGSERETTGIQIWSEVFLVDKPDGSKVAVLLMDTQGTFDSQSTLRDSATVFALSTMISSMQVYNISQNVQEDDLQHLQLFTEYGRLAMEETFLKPFQSMIFLVRDWSFPYEFPYGQEGGMKFLEKRLKISENQHEELQNVRKHIHSCFTNISCFLMPHPGLKVATNPHFDGRLREIDQDFIDNLQVLVPWLLRPKNLDVKEINGSKISCRGLLEYFKAYIKIYQGEELPHPKSMLQATAEANNLAAVAAAKDLYNRKMEEVSGGDRPFLAPSELQTRHLAIREEALTLFRSVKKMGGEEFSRRYLMQLEAEIDELFVQYIKHNDSKNIFHAARTPATLFVVIFVMYVAAGITGFVGVDIIASICNMVLGFALITLCTWAYIRYSGEYRELGAVIDQVAGALWDQGSTNEALYKLYSVAANHRQLYNHAFPGHQTDQQQPEQDKKQN, translated from the exons atggcacgagacaaaaaggACAGAGACAGCTGGG GGTCTTTCGTGGATAAGAACGTGTATGACTGGAgctcagaggaggaggagacggaCGGACGGGCACGTCCGGTGCAGGTGCTGGTGGTGAAAGATGACCACACGTTTGAGCTGGACGAGGCAGCGCTTAGTAAGATCCTGCTGGCTGAAGAGGTCAGAGACAGAGAGGTGGTGGCCATCTCGGTGGCAGGAGCCTTCCGCAAGGGTAAATCTTTCCTCATGGACTTCATGCTGCGTTACATGTACAGCCAG GCCAGTGATAAGTGGCTTGGGGACCCAGATGAGCCACTGACGGGATTCTCATGGAGAGGGGGCTCTGAGCGGGAGACCACTGGCATTCAGATCTGGAGTGAAGTCTTCTTGGTGGACAAACCAGATGGTAGCAAA GTGGCAGTGCTGCTAATGGACACACAGGGGACCTTTGACAGCCAGTCCACTCTCCGTGACTCAGCTACTGTATTTGCTCTCAGTACTATGATCAGCTCTATGCAG gTATATAACATATCTCAGAATGTTCAGGAAGATGATCTTCAGCATCTTCAG CTTTTCACTGAATACGGTAGACTGGCCAtggaagaaacatttctcaaacCATTTCAG TCAATGATCTTTCTGGTGCGGGACTGGAGCTTTCCATATGAGTTTCCCTACGGACAGGAAGGAGGAATGAAATTTCTGGAGAAAAGGTTAAAG ATCTCAGAGAATCAACACGAGGAGCTGCAGAACGTGAGAAAACACATCCATTCCTGCTTCACCAACATCTCCTGTTTCCTCATGCCACACCCGGGACTCAAGGTGGCCACAAACCCACACTTTGACGGCAGATTGAGGG AGATCGATCAAGACTTTATTGATAATCTGCAAGTGCTTGTTCCGTGGTTACTACGCCCCAAAAACCTGGATGTGAAAGAGATAAATGGAAGCAAAATCAGTTGCCGTGGACTTCTGGAGTACTTCAAG GCATATATCAAGATTTACCAGGGAGAGGAGTTGCCACATCCAAAGTCAATGTTACAG GCCACAGCGGAAGCAAATAATCTGGCTGCGGTGGCTGCAGCTAAAGATCTCTACAACAGGAAGAtggaggag GTGAGCGGAGGAGATCGGCCTTTCCTCGCACCGAGCGAGCTGCAGACGCGTCACTTGGCCATCCGCGAGGAGGCGTTGACGTTGTTCCGCAGCGTGAAGAAAATGGGCGGCGAGGAGTTCAGCCGGCGTTACCTGATGCAGCTGGAGGCGGAGATCGACGAGCTGTTTGTCCAGTACATCAAACACAACGACTCCAAGAACATCTTCCACGCGGCACGAACACCCGCGACGCTGTTCGTGGTGATCTTCGTCATGTACGTGGCCGCGGGGATCACGGGGTTCGTGGGTGTTGATATCATCGCCAGCATCTGCAACATGGTGCTGGGCTTTGCTCTCATCACTCTGTGCACCTGGGCGTACATCCGCTACTCGGGAGAATACAGAGAACTGGGCGCCGTCATTGACCAGGTGGCTGGAGCGCTATGGGATCAG gGAAGCACAAATGAG GCTCTGTATAAGCTGTACAGCGTAGCGGCAAACCACAGGCAGCTGTATAATCACGCCTTCCCTGGACACCAGACTGACCAACAGCAGCCCGAACAGGACAAGAAACAAAACTGA